GAAAGCCTGCAGGAAGCGCGGGTCAAAGCGGGTCCGTTGCTGGGCAAACATGAGCGACAGGGCTTCATGCGGGGTCATGGCCTGTGCCAGATTGACCGGGTTGCAGAGATTGTCGTAGATGTTGACTAGGGCTACCAGGCGGGCAAGCGGGTCAATCGCTTCGCCTTTGAGGCGTTGCGGATAGCCGCTGCCATCAAAGTATTCGTGATGCTGGAACACGATTTTCTGTACTGCGGTGGGCAGGCCTGCCTTGCGACTGATGTCGAGGCCGTACTGGCAATGCTGTTCGCGAAAATCGCGTTCGGGTTTGGAGAGTTGTCCTGGGTTATTGAGAATCTTGCTCGGAATCTCGTTGAGGCCAATATCGTGGAATAGCGAACCTACGCCGACGACCTTGACCAGTTCGGGTGGGAGCTTCAATTCCCGGGCCAGGGTCATGGCCAGGACTGAAACGTTCAGCGAGTGAAGGTAAACGTCTTCGTTGCCGGGCTTTTCAGCCATGACCTGAATGGCGAGTTCGGGTGCTGCAAGCAGTGTATCGACGATCTCGCCGATCAGTCGGTTGGCCTCGCCGATGGTGTTTTCCGGTTGCGCGAAGATGTTCTTGCTGATGTTGCGAACAATGCTGGCGGCGTTGGTGAAGGCTTGTTCGACCCGGGCTATGTCGGCGTGATGCTGGTTCAGTCGTTCGATACGCTGTCGCTTTTCGCGCATTTGTGGCGTTTCGAGGTCGCCTTCGGTACAGGAAGTGAATGGCTGCTCGGTCTGATTTGGGGGGGTATCCGTACTCCCGGCGGGCAGGGGTTTGGCATCACTGCGGGCAGGATCCCAGCGAACCGCTTTCAGGCCTAGTTGCCGGATGATACGTAATTGCTCGGCATCGCGAATCTTAAAATTATTAAAGCTGAATGGGTGATTCATCCAGCCGACGTCGAGATAGACATAGACGCCAATCTGAAGCTGGTCGACCTGAATGGTGTGATCGCTGGGAGGCATTGCTACGCGAAGGGCGAATGGATTAGTCCAAAGGTCAGATATTAGCGCGAAAGCATTGGCCCGGCGCAGTCTTCGCATCGAGTTGTCGGGGGGCTGCGTGTCTTTCTGGGTCGCAGGGAGGTGGGTAAGATGTTGTCTCCAATAATACGGTGCCGTCGCTAAGGGCGAACTTGGCGGTGCCTCTAGGCATTCTTTCTCGGAGATGGCAGATATGCAGATCAAGGATAAGGTGTTTCTGGTTACCGGCGCAGGCTCGGGGCTTGGGGCGGCGACTGCTCGCATGTTGGTGGAGGCGGGGGCCAGGGTAGTGCTAGCTGACCTTAATCGCGAAGCTGGCGATAAGCTTGCGGGCGAACTGGGCGGGGAGGCCTGTTTTGTCGAAACCGATGTGGCGAGTGAGACTTCTGCAGTCAATGCAGTGCAGACTGCTGTTGCGCGCTTTGGTGCGCTGCATGGTCTGGTGAGTTGTGCCGGTATCGCGCCGGCTGAAAAGGTTGTCGGCAAGGAAGGGCCTCACCGTCTGGAAAGCTTCGCTACAGTGATCAATATCAACCTGGTCGGGACTTTCAACATGCTGCGCCTGGCAGCTGCCGAAATGCAGAAAAATATACCCGACGCAAGTGGTGAGCGAGGCTTGATTATTAATACCGCATCGATTGCCGCGTTCGAGGGGCAGCTTGGCCAGGCTGCCAAGATGGTGCCTTTTCCGGTGCGCATGGGTAAGCCGGCGGAATATGCTTCGCTGGTCAGGCATATTGCCGAAAATGCCTATATTAATGGTGAAGTGATTCGTCTTGACGGTGCCATCCGGATGGGAAGCAAATAATCTATACTGCTGCCTCCGTCCTTCCCAAAGGCGCTTCGGCGCCTTTTTTATTGCATGTCCGAAGCTTCGTGCTATCACTGTGGTCAGCCGATTCCGGCTGATGTCGATCTTCTTGTT
This genomic window from Dechloromonas sp. ZY10 contains:
- a CDS encoding HD-GYP domain-containing protein produces the protein MPPSDHTIQVDQLQIGVYVYLDVGWMNHPFSFNNFKIRDAEQLRIIRQLGLKAVRWDPARSDAKPLPAGSTDTPPNQTEQPFTSCTEGDLETPQMREKRQRIERLNQHHADIARVEQAFTNAASIVRNISKNIFAQPENTIGEANRLIGEIVDTLLAAPELAIQVMAEKPGNEDVYLHSLNVSVLAMTLARELKLPPELVKVVGVGSLFHDIGLNEIPSKILNNPGQLSKPERDFREQHCQYGLDISRKAGLPTAVQKIVFQHHEYFDGSGYPQRLKGEAIDPLARLVALVNIYDNLCNPVNLAQAMTPHEALSLMFAQQRTRFDPRFLQAFIRFMGVYPPGSVVQLSNDAIGLVIRVNSARPLRPSIILYESGIPKAEAIILDLNDEPDINISKAIRPAQLPAAIYDYLSPRKRVSYYFDANVNGA
- a CDS encoding SDR family NAD(P)-dependent oxidoreductase, with the protein product MQIKDKVFLVTGAGSGLGAATARMLVEAGARVVLADLNREAGDKLAGELGGEACFVETDVASETSAVNAVQTAVARFGALHGLVSCAGIAPAEKVVGKEGPHRLESFATVININLVGTFNMLRLAAAEMQKNIPDASGERGLIINTASIAAFEGQLGQAAKMVPFPVRMGKPAEYASLVRHIAENAYINGEVIRLDGAIRMGSK